The sequence below is a genomic window from Roseivirga misakiensis.
GACCCTTGGAATACTAAAATGGTTGAAGAACTGGATATGACAGACTTAGACATTCTAGCCATACTAAAGCAGGTAAATCCAGAAATACATGATATCGGAAACTTTAGTCCAGACCCTGGGAAGCAGGCTATGATATACGACGTTTTAATGACTAAAGGTAGACCCATAAGAATTCAACTCAATTGTGAACCTATGAAGATTATCGATTTTGTTCAAAGAGATAGCACCATTACTGATGGACAGTACTTTGTAAGAGAAAAGCTTAACCGTATAGATTGGGGAAACATTGAATCGATATCATACAACAGAACTTTCTTACCTGGGCCAAATAGAGCTCCGGATATCTATTTTGAGGAAATTACTTTCCCAATAGTAAACATCAATACGATTAACGATCAACTTATTTACAAGCCAATGTTCAATCGAAAGTTCTTTCATAGTACCTATCAGCACTACACTACTGAATTCTATGCTCCTGTTTATGAAACAGAAAAGCAAAAGAATGATCCAGTACCAGATTTGAGAACTACCATTTTCTGGAAAGCTAATGTGATCACCAACGAAAATGGAGAAGCTACCATCTCCTATTACAATGCTGATCGTCCTAATGAAATTAAACTGACTGTCGAAGGAGTAGATAGCTACAGCAGACTGGGATTTGGTACATTAAAATATCAAGTCGAAGAAGGGCCCGTGACAGAAGGTGGTCAGTAAGGTTTTAACGAAACGATTAACTTATTGATGAAAAACTCAAATTGAGGAAATGACAAAGGGTCATCTCCTAATAAGCCTCGCTAAATACTGCCCATTCTCATCGGTATGTAAAAAGTAGACGAACCATCCTGCCTCAAAAGCCATTCGATCTAACGTGTCAGAATCAACATAAACCCAGTCGAACCAGTCTCCTTTTTTACCATTATACTCATACTGAAATCTCACCTCGCCAAAGTATTTATCTTGAGGTTTTTCCTGACCATCGTATAAGTAACTTATATCACTACTGTCTATAATTATTTGCCCTTCGGGCTTTAAAAGTCGATCTGCTTTTTCTAAAAAATGATTGAGGTTAGACAAACTCCCAATGAATCCCAAGCCATTCATAAGGCTTAAGATTGTATCATATTGTTGAGTCTCTTCGGTTTTAAAGAAATCTACCTCTGATGCATTTTTAACACCAGAAGCATTCATAATTTCAACGGCTTCCTTATTGACATCAATGGCCGTCACTTCACAGCCCATCTGCTGTAAACATAATGCATGAGACCCAGTGCCCGCACCTACATCCAGTACAGCTCCTTCACATACTGTCAAGGCCAGCTTTTCAAGTTCAGGCATATCCTCATACTCTCTGAAAAAGTACCAAATGGGCATTTCTTCAGGTACCCCATAAGAATTATGTAGCCTTAAATCACCAGTCTCTTTTTGCTGACTATATGCCTTTAAAGCCGCACCGTAAGGATTCATTTTTCAAAAAAGAACATATCATTTAGTAAATCAAAATGTCGGCTAAAACACCAACAAAATAAAATTCCGCAGGATCAAAACATTACAAAACAAATACGGTTATATGCATGTACCAACGAATAAAACATAACTACTCCTATCACTGAAACAAATACACTTAAAGTGCTTATTAGCAACTAGTTAATTATCACTTACCATTCAAACCAAATATCTACTTCTAGGATAACTTTCATTTAACATATACACTCAATTTTGGCAACTTTAGCCAATTATAATTTAGCATGACGAAGGCACTCTTCACCTTTACTTTCATTATCTGTGGCTTACTAAGTTTTAACTTAGGACTCAATGCGCAATGCGACCCAAAAACGTTTGATGCCGTTCGAACGACAGATAAAATCAAAATTGATGGTGTCTTTGATGAAGAAGCGTGGGAAACAGCTCCGATACTAACTGACTTTGTGCAAAGAAGACCATCTCCAGGCGATGCTTCGGCTCGAAAATCAGAGGTAAGGTTTCTTTACGACGATGAAGCAATCTACATTTCTGCTAAACTTTATGAGAAAAGAGATAGCGTTTTTAACCTTTTAACTAACCGTGATAATATTGGTAATTCTGATTACTTCGGAGTTTCTATAGATCCTTTTAACGCAGGGCTCAATGGCGTTGGTTTATTTGTCACAGTTGCTGGGGTACAATATGATACTAGGTACTCGAATGGTGGAAATGAGCGTATTTGGAGAAATGATGAAGACTGGAATGCCGTTTGGTTATCAGACACCAAAATTACTGACGAATACTGGACAGTAGAATACAAAATTCCCTACGCCGTTCTAAGATTTAAATCAAATGACATTCAGGAATGGGGAATTAACTTTTTCAGAAAATCATCTGCGATCAATGAAGACTCGTTCTGGAATCCTATCGACCCAGAAATTGATGGTTATCTTAATCAAGCAGGATTAGTCAAGAATTTAGAAAATATTAAAACACCAACCCGACTATTCTTTTACCCTTACGTTTCAACGGTAATTAGCCGATCGACTGAAACAGGTTTCGTCACTCCCCAATTGAACGGCGGTATGGATATAAAGTATGGTATCAATGATGCTTTTACCTTAGATGTCACTCTCATTCCGGATTTCAGTGGTGTTCGTTCGGACAATCAGGTATTAAACCTTTCGCCTTTTGAAGTTCGTTTCGACGAGAATAGACAGTTCTTTACTGAAGGTGTGGAATTATTCAATAGAGCAGGCATTTTCTATTCTCGAAGAATTGGGGCGACTTTCGGGAATGTAACAGAAACACTTGGTGAAAATGAAGAAATCACTTCGAGGCCTCAAGCCGCGCAGCTGATTAATGCTAGTAAAATCACCGGAAGAACAAATAGTGGATTGGGTATTGGCCTTTTCAACGCAGTTACCGATCGAACATTTGTAGAAGTAGAAGATACAGAAACGGGAGAAGTCAGACAGGTAGAGGCTGATCCATTGACCAACTTTAACTTATTAGTGCTTGATCAAAACTTGAGAAATAACTCTAGCGTCACCTTAACT
It includes:
- a CDS encoding class I SAM-dependent methyltransferase, with the protein product MNPYGAALKAYSQQKETGDLRLHNSYGVPEEMPIWYFFREYEDMPELEKLALTVCEGAVLDVGAGTGSHALCLQQMGCEVTAIDVNKEAVEIMNASGVKNASEVDFFKTEETQQYDTILSLMNGLGFIGSLSNLNHFLEKADRLLKPEGQIIIDSSDISYLYDGQEKPQDKYFGEVRFQYEYNGKKGDWFDWVYVDSDTLDRMAFEAGWFVYFLHTDENGQYLARLIRR
- a CDS encoding DUF5916 domain-containing protein translates to MTKALFTFTFIICGLLSFNLGLNAQCDPKTFDAVRTTDKIKIDGVFDEEAWETAPILTDFVQRRPSPGDASARKSEVRFLYDDEAIYISAKLYEKRDSVFNLLTNRDNIGNSDYFGVSIDPFNAGLNGVGLFVTVAGVQYDTRYSNGGNERIWRNDEDWNAVWLSDTKITDEYWTVEYKIPYAVLRFKSNDIQEWGINFFRKSSAINEDSFWNPIDPEIDGYLNQAGLVKNLENIKTPTRLFFYPYVSTVISRSTETGFVTPQLNGGMDIKYGINDAFTLDVTLIPDFSGVRSDNQVLNLSPFEVRFDENRQFFTEGVELFNRAGIFYSRRIGATFGNVTETLGENEEITSRPQAAQLINASKITGRTNSGLGIGLFNAVTDRTFVEVEDTETGEVRQVEADPLTNFNLLVLDQNLRNNSSVTLTNSNVWRGKNGDDANVTALNLSLNDPTLTWRVGGSYSYSQVISHDIETETSSNKTGYKYNLSIAKTRGNFQFNVRRNVETDDYDINDLGFLRRANRLEHGGQISYNQFRPQGIFNSWSMRFNTQYNQLHATEEFTNMNMNFNVDGQFRNFWSLSAELGGSPRSSNDFFEARVDDYVFRIPESVRFGMNLRSDGRKKFRVTGRFRRTLRSEWDFSENSYNISGRIRIGERAEISQRIDILDRKNNRGYVTRFYNDEGGLTDVIFGVRDRRRLTTTTDARYIFSNRMGVTFRLRHNWDRVEYRNFLELTEDDQLLDSDYSGRDEVTNDPLHDRNFNVFNIDMEYNWQFSPGSEIRAIWKRSIGTNDINTQLDFFDNFNNTFNAPNFDTITIRLVYFLDYLNVKKIFTK